A stretch of DNA from Oryzomonas sagensis:
TGCGAATTCCCATTCAGCCTCGGTGGGAAGCCGGTACTTTTTCCCGCTGCTGCGGGAAAGCCACGTGGTGAAGGCCTGGGCATCGTTCCACGAAACACAGACCACCGGGTCCTTTTTGCTCTGATAGAAGTCGGGATTTTTCCAGCTGGCTGCCGGATTCAGGGTTTCCTTGCCGGCGCTGATCGTGTAGCAGCCGCCGTTCTTCTCCGCATCGGTCACGTAGTTGCTGCTCTCCACAAACCGCTGGAACAACTCCCGGGTAATCTCAACCTTGGAAATACTGAAGGCATTGAGGCAGACTTCGTGGGGAGCGAGGGTATTGACGGAGGGGTCCCCCATCGTATAGCAGGCGCTGGGGATGGAGACGAGCTGCATGTTGAAGGTGGTATCCGTAACCTCCGTGGGGGTAACAACGGCAGGGGCAGGCAGGGCCTTGGCAGCCGGCGCCGGCGTTTCAGCCGGGGCGGCGGCCTTTTTCTGCACATCGGCAGCCCTCTTCAGGGGGACCTCCTGGGCCGTCTTGGCCTTGTCCTGGGGTTTCTTGGCAGCGGGCTTGGGCGCGGGGGGCGCAGACACCGCCTTAACCTCGCCCTTGGTGCCGCCAAAGGGGATGGTCACGCCCAGGGTATATTCGAAGGCGCTGGCATTGGCCACGACGTGCCGCACATCCGCCCGCAGCGCCAGCCGGTCGTACAGGAAGTATTTCACACCGCCGCCATAGTCGATAAAGCCCATCGTCTTTCTCGAAACAAGGGCCGAGGGGCCCGACATGTTGTACCCCCCGAGCCCGGCGGCCACGAACGGCACGAGCTTCTTGTCCGGCATGAAATGGTACAGCCCTTCGACGCCGTACTTGAAAATGGCGA
This window harbors:
- a CDS encoding SUMF1/EgtB/PvdO family nonheme iron enzyme — protein: AIFKYGVEGLYHFMPDKKLVPFVAAGLGGYNMSGPSALVSRKTMGFIDYGGGVKYFLYDRLALRADVRHVVANASAFEYTLGVTIPFGGTKGEVKAVSAPPAPKPAAKKPQDKAKTAQEVPLKRAADVQKKAAAPAETPAPAAKALPAPAVVTPTEVTDTTFNMQLVSIPSACYTMGDPSVNTLAPHEVCLNAFSISKVEITRELFQRFVESSNYVTDAEKNGGCYTISAGKETLNPAASWKNPDFYQSKKDPVVCVSWNDAQAFTTWLSRSSGKKYRLPTEAEWEFAARSGGKQEKYAGTSNDADLYRYANFCDKKCIYEWNDPSQNDGYWSTAPVGKYAPNGFGIQDMSGNVAEWVQDYFAADYYAASPKMNPKGPSAGTGHSVRGGSWRSQKNELSITGRGSAETGNAYDNIGFRVCQEP